The Synechococcus sp. MU1643 genome includes the window GTGTCACTGGTGCCTCGACTGGCCGCATCTGGATACGCCACCCTTGATTGGCTTAGTGCAGGGCCCTCAGCCCATGCCCCTGAACCGGGTGAATCACCTGTGGCTGCAGTGCTGGCGGCTGATCAGTCCGCATTGATTCAAGACCTGCGCAGCCGTTTCGGGGGTATGCCGATCCTGTTGGATCTGGAACGGGACAGCGTTGAGGCCCGCGCCGCTTGCCTGGGAACCGGTGCCGACGATTTCTGGCTTTCGGAGATCGGGCCCAGCGATCTGTTGCTTCGTCTGCGCTTGCACCGCACGATTCAAAAGCGGTCAGGTCACCGACCGGCGCTGCTTCAGCTTGACGATCTCAGCGTTGATCCCACCACCCGAACGGTGCAGCGGGGAGAACGCGTGGTGGCTTTGACGGCTCGGGAATTCATGCTGTTGCAGGTGCTGTTTCGGCGGCGGGGCCAGGTGTTGAGCCGCGAGCTGTTGCTTCAGGAGGTGTGGCAGGGGAAGAGTTCCAGCAGCAATGTTGTTGAGGTGTATGTGCGCTACTTGCGTCAGAAGCTGGAGGCCGGTGGTGAGCGCCGTTTGCTCTACACCGTGCGCGGCCGGGGTTACTGCCTCGGCCAGGTGATGCCGGAGGTTTGAGCGGCTGTGGATGTTCTGCCCCCTGAGCTGCCTCCGCAGTGGCTGTCGGTTGCTGCCCGCTGGTGCGTGGCCAAACAGCGTTGCATTGATCTCGAGGTGGCCCGCAGTTCGGAGCAGCAGCGGCTGGGGTTGATGCAGCGGCCGGCCCTGCCGCCCTTACGCGGGATGTGGTTTCCCTTCTC containing:
- a CDS encoding response regulator transcription factor, which gives rise to MNADPLLLLAGPSAVSLVPRLAASGYATLDWLSAGPSAHAPEPGESPVAAVLAADQSALIQDLRSRFGGMPILLDLERDSVEARAACLGTGADDFWLSEIGPSDLLLRLRLHRTIQKRSGHRPALLQLDDLSVDPTTRTVQRGERVVALTAREFMLLQVLFRRRGQVLSRELLLQEVWQGKSSSSNVVEVYVRYLRQKLEAGGERRLLYTVRGRGYCLGQVMPEV